TCGCGGTCGACCGTCTTGTTGAGCGCGACGATGCCGCCGAAGATGGATTGGCTGTCCGCTTCATGGGCGTTCCTGAAGGCTTCGGCAATCGTCTCACCGGTGCCTACACCGCAAGGGTTCATATGCTTGACGGCGACTGCCACCGGCATCGTGAACTTCTTGGCGAGCTGGAATGCGGCATCGGCATCACGCAGGTTGTTGTAGGACAGGGCCTTCCCGTGCAGCATATCCGCATTCAGGATCGTATTGCGGTCCTCCGTGGTCCGGACGAGCCGTGCCGACTGGTGTGGATTCTCGCCGTAGCGGAGCGTCTCTTCAGCCTGGCTGAAGTGGTTGACGATCGCCTGGTCGTAGTCGTTCGTATGGCGGAACACTTTGATCATGAGGGAGCGGCGGTATGTCTCATCGAGCGTATCCGATTCTATGCGCTGGATGACTTCACCATAGTCTTCCGGCGAGACGATCGTCGTGACATGCTTGAAGTTCTTCGCAGCCGCACGCAGCATGGTCGGTCCACCGATGTCGATGTTCTCGACCGCATCATGCTCCGTCACATCCTCCTGCGCCACCGTCTCCTTGAATGGATAGAGGTTCACTGCCACCAGGTCGATCGGCTCAATGCCCTGGGATTCGAGCGCAGCCATGTGTGCTTCGTTGCTGCGATCCGCCAGGATGCCGCCATGGACGGCAGGGTGGAGCGTCTTTACACGCCCGTCCAGTATTTCTTCGAACCCTGTCAGTGTGCTGACATTCTCTACCGGGACCCCGAAGGATTCAATCGCCTTCAGCGTGCCTCCTGTGGAATAGATTTCATAGTCATTGCGTGCAAGACCGCGCACGAATGGTTCAAGTCCTCTCTTATCAGAAACGCTAATGAGTGCTTTCTTCATCATCTCTCTCCTTTAGAACTTTTTTGATGGCTTTTGGATAGAGTGCATACTCCGTCTCATGTATTTTGTGTGCGACCGCTTCAAGCGTGTCCCCTGCTTCTATCATCACGGGCATCTGGTCGATGATTTCCCCGGTGTCGATGCCGGCATCGACGAAATGGACGGTCACGCCGGTCACCTTCACCCCGTACTCATAGGCATCACGTATGCCGTCCCTGCCCTTGAAGCTCGGCAGCAGGGAGGGATGCACATTGATGATGCTGCGTTCGAAACTTTCGATGAAGCCGGCCGACAGGATCCGCATGTACCCGGCGAGCAGCACATATGAGATGTCATATGTCCGGAGTGTTTCGATGATCGCCGATTCATGCGCCGATTTCGACGAATGCTCCCCCCGTGGATGGACCACATATGGAATGCCGAGCCGTTCTGCACGGTTGATGGCAAAGGCATCTGCGCTGTCGGTGACCAGTACGGCGATTTCGATGCCGATGTCCCCGGCCCGATGCGCCAGATTTTCAAAATTAGTCCCCCCGCCGGAAGCGAGGACGGCGACTCTAGTAGCCATGGATCGTCAGACCGCTTCCATCGGTCACTTCCCCGATCACAAGCGGTGATTCTCCGGCTTCTTCCAGGATTCCGAGTGTGCGGTCCACATCGTCCTGAGCGACACAGAGTATGAATCCAATCCCCATGTTGAATACATTATACGCTTCTTTACGGTCCATTTCCCCCAAGGAGATGAGCCAGTCGATGATTTTCGGCACTGCAATTTTAGACACATCGATGTCGATCCCTGTGTCTTCACGGAATGCACGCGGGATGTTCTCAAGGAATCCGCCGCCTGTAATATGGCTCATCGCCTTTACATCGACCTCTTCCAGGACGGAAAGTACACTCTTTACATATATGCGTGTGGGTTCGAGCAGCAGGTCCATGATCGGTGTGCCCTCCAGTGTATCGTCTACATCCACCGAATAGTCAGTGAGCCATTTCCTGACGAGGCTGTAGCCGTTGGAATGGATGCCGCTTGAAGGGAGGCCGATGATCCGGTCGCCCGGCTCTGCATTCGAGCCGTCGATGTATTTCGTCTTCTCCACCGCGCCGACGCTGAATCCGGCGATGTCATATTCGCCTTCTCCATACATGTCCCCCATCTCGGCAGTTTCGCCGCCGATGAGCGCACAGCCCGCCATCTGGCAGCCTGCTGAAACGCCTTCGACGATCTGTTCGATATGTGTCGGGACCACCTTATTGACCGCGATGTAGTCGAGGAAATAGAGCGGCTCTGCGCCTGTCGTCAGGATGTCGTTGACGCACATCGCCACGGCGTCGATGCCGATGGTGTTATGGCGGTCATGATCGATCGCAAGCTTGAGTTTCGTGCCGACCCCGTCCGTTCCGGAAACGAGGACTGGGGATTTCATATTCAGGCTGGACAGGTCGAAAGCCGCACCGAAGCCGCCGAGTCCGCCGATGACCTCCTTGCGCATCGTCCGTTTGACATGTGATTTGATCTGGTTGACTGCCTGGTATCCGGCCGTGATGTCCACGCCGGCATCTCTATACTGTTCTGACATGTCAGACCCCTTTCGTTTTCAGATCCTTCTCCTGTGGCAGGAGGCGATCGATGATTTCAATAGGATAATTGCCTGTGAAGCAGGCGTCACACTGGCCTTTGGAGCCATAGGAATAGTATACATCATGCATCGCATCAACCGACAGGTACGTCAGCGAATCGGCACCGATTTCATCCCGGATCTCCTCCGTGGATTTCTGGGATGCGATGATTTCTGCATGCGTCGAGACATCGATGCCGTAGAAGCAAGGATTCTTGAGCGGCGGGGAGGATACACCCATATGCACTTCCTTCGCGCCGGCCTTCTTCAGTGCCTTGACGATGAAGCGGCTTGTCGTACCCCGTACGATGGAGTCGTCGATGACGATGATGCTTTTTCCCTCGACGACATCCCTTACAGGAGAAAGCTTCATGCGCACTGCACGTTCGCGTGCTTCCTGCCCTTTCGAAATGAACGTCCGGCCGACGTAGCGGTTTTTGAGGAGCCCCTGCTCCTGCGGGATGCCGGATGCTTCCGAGAATCCTTTTGCCGCTGCCAGGCTCGAGTCGGGTACACCGACGACGATGTCCGCATCGACATCCATTTCCCGGGCAAGCTCACGCCCGAGCGATTTGCGGATGGTATATGTCGAAGTATTGCGGAATTCGGAATCTGCACGTGCAAAATAGATGTATTCCATCGAGCACATGTTGGGATGGCGGGAATCCGTGTAGTAGTCATACTCGATGCCCTTGTCACTCAGTGTGATCAGCTCTCCCGGTTCGATATCCCGGATATACTCTGCACCGATGGCCGTGAAGGCACATGTTTCACTCGCCACGCAGTAGGCCCCGTCCACCATGCCGAGCATGAGCGGACGCACACCGTGGTCATCCAGCGCGATCGTCAGTGAATCCTCATCCAGGATGACGAACGCGAACGCACCTTTAAGCTGGCGCAGCGCCGTCTTGATGCGCTGCTTCCTGTCCGGGCTCTTATTTTTGCGGATCAGGTGCGCCAGCACTTCGGAATCGGAGGACGTCTGGAAGATCGCCCCGTCGTCCTCGAGCGCCTCACGTACACTGATGGCGTTCACAAGGTTGCCGTTGTGGGCAAGTCCGAGGTCGCCCTTGTGGCTTTTGAACAGGAATGGCTGGACATTCGATATCTCACTGCCGCCCGTCGTGGCATAGCGGACATGTCCGATGGCATGCGGAAACGTTTCAAGAGACATCAGCTGCTCCCTCGACAGTGCTTCCGTCAGAAGTCCCATGCCGCGGGCACCGAAAAGGTATTCCCCGTTCGAACAGACGATGCCTGCACCCTCCTGCCCCCGATGCTGCAGGCTGTGGAGTGCCATATACGTCAGTTCGCTGGCCTGCGGATGGTTGAATACGCCGAATACGCCGCATTCTTCATTCAGTCCGTGGATGTCATACATTGCGGGATTGCCCCCTCCCAAGTATTTGAAATCGCGTCTATGCTCCGGTCGATGGTCAGGTCGTGTGTACCGATATGGAATCCTTCGTCCGTCAGTCTGCCGATTTCTTTGCCGTCCCTGATGTCCAGGCCGGCGGGTGCAATCACAATGTAGCGGGAAGCATTCTCTGCGAAAAGGTCCTCCCCGTCAAGGTCGATCTCCACTTTCATGCCGAGATGGTGGAATGCTGAAAGCTGGGCCAGTTTGATGGCGATGCCGCCGCGGCCGACCGGTGCTATTTTCTTCACTTCACCATTGATGAGGCGTCCGCGGAGATCCATGCCGCGTGCATACTCGAGTTCCAGATCGATGTCGCGTGTCTGCTTCCTGATGTCATTGTCGATCAGTTTTTCGATCTGGCTGCCGGCAAATGATTTGGTCGTCTCACCGACGAGGTAGACTGCATCACCAGCTGAAATTTCTATGCCGGCCATGAAGTTGACATCTTCGATCAGCCCGACCATACCGATGACCGGTGTCGGGAGGATGGTGCCCTTGGATTCGTTGTACAGGCTGACGTTGCCGGATACGACAGGCGTCGACAGCATTTCGCATGCTTCCGCCATACCGCGCGTGGAAGCTTCAAGCTGGTGGTAGATCTCAGGTTTTTCCGGGCTGCCGTAGTTCAGGCAGTCCGTCATCGCAAGCGGCAGTGCACCAGTCGAAATGATGCTGCGGAATGTCTGTGCCACCGCTTCCTTGCCGCCGTTCAACGGATCGGCATAGACATAGCGGCTCTTGCCGTCGATTGCCATGGCGATCGCCTTATCCGTGCCCTCCACTCTGACGACGCCTGCGCCGAAGCCGGATTTCTGGACGGTGTTCGCTCCAACCTGGTTGTCGTACTGTTCATATATATAGCGTTTCGAACCGTGCGTCGGATGGCCGATGAGCGCATCGAACACTTTGTTCAGATCCTGATCGCTGTAGCTGTATGTTGTTTCATCCTGCGCCGGCGCCTCGCCTTCGAGGATGTAGACCGGTGCTTCATCGGACAATGGCTGGACCGGAATATCCGCATATTTTTCATCATGGAAGAAAAGTTCCAGATGGTCGGTATCCGTCACTTCACCGATGACAGCAGCATCGAGCTCGTAACCTTCGAACATGTCGAGGAACTTGTCCTCGGATCCCGCTTCGACGACGAGCAGCATGCGCTCCTGCGTCTCCGACAGCATCATTTCATACGGTGTGATGCCTTCTTCCCTGACCGGCACCTGATCGAGGTGGAGCGCAATGCCGGACTCGCCCTTAGCGGCCATTTCAGCGCTTGATGAAGTGAGTCCTGCCGCACCCATATCCTGGATGCCGACGAGTTCCGGCTGCCTGATGGCATCAAGTGTCGCCTCCATCAGCTTCTTGCCGGTGAATGGGTCGCCGATCTGGACCGACGGGCGCTTCGATTCGGATTCATCCGTCAGTTCCTCTGAGGCGAATGTCGCCCCATGGATGCCGTCGCGGCCTGTCTTGAGCCCGACGTAGATGACCTTATTGCCGATGCCTTTGGCTGTGCCCTTCTGGATCTTGTCATGGTCGATCGTACCGACGCACATCGCGTTGACGAGCGGGTTGCCGTCATAGGAAGGGTCGAATTCCACTTCGCCCGAGACCGTCGGGATGCCGATGCAGTTGCCGTAGCCGCCGATGCCTGCAACGACACCGCGCAGCAGCCGGCGGTTGTTCGATTCTGAGAGTTCGCCGAAACGCAGGGAGTTCAGGAGGCCGATCGGGCGCGCACCGATGGAGACGATGTCGCGGATGATGCCGCCGACTCCCGTGGCTGCGCCCTGATAAGGTTCTACAGCCGATGGGTGGTTATGGGATTCCACTTTGAATACGACTGCCTGGTTGTCGCCGATGTCGACGACGCCGGCACCTTCGCCCGGCCCCATCAGTACACGGTCGCCCGTCGTCGGGAACTGCTTCAGGAATGGCTTCGAATGCTTGTAGGAGCAGTGCTCG
The sequence above is drawn from the Salinicoccus roseus genome and encodes:
- the purL gene encoding phosphoribosylformylglycinamidine synthase subunit PurL; this translates as MITFTEPTEQDILNEKLYADMGLTDSEYDKVVEILGRQPNYTETGIFSVMWSEHCSYKHSKPFLKQFPTTGDRVLMGPGEGAGVVDIGDNQAVVFKVESHNHPSAVEPYQGAATGVGGIIRDIVSIGARPIGLLNSLRFGELSESNNRRLLRGVVAGIGGYGNCIGIPTVSGEVEFDPSYDGNPLVNAMCVGTIDHDKIQKGTAKGIGNKVIYVGLKTGRDGIHGATFASEELTDESESKRPSVQIGDPFTGKKLMEATLDAIRQPELVGIQDMGAAGLTSSSAEMAAKGESGIALHLDQVPVREEGITPYEMMLSETQERMLLVVEAGSEDKFLDMFEGYELDAAVIGEVTDTDHLELFFHDEKYADIPVQPLSDEAPVYILEGEAPAQDETTYSYSDQDLNKVFDALIGHPTHGSKRYIYEQYDNQVGANTVQKSGFGAGVVRVEGTDKAIAMAIDGKSRYVYADPLNGGKEAVAQTFRSIISTGALPLAMTDCLNYGSPEKPEIYHQLEASTRGMAEACEMLSTPVVSGNVSLYNESKGTILPTPVIGMVGLIEDVNFMAGIEISAGDAVYLVGETTKSFAGSQIEKLIDNDIRKQTRDIDLELEYARGMDLRGRLINGEVKKIAPVGRGGIAIKLAQLSAFHHLGMKVEIDLDGEDLFAENASRYIVIAPAGLDIRDGKEIGRLTDEGFHIGTHDLTIDRSIDAISNTWEGAIPQCMTSTD
- the purH gene encoding bifunctional phosphoribosylaminoimidazolecarboxamide formyltransferase/IMP cyclohydrolase codes for the protein MKKALISVSDKRGLEPFVRGLARNDYEIYSTGGTLKAIESFGVPVENVSTLTGFEEILDGRVKTLHPAVHGGILADRSNEAHMAALESQGIEPIDLVAVNLYPFKETVAQEDVTEHDAVENIDIGGPTMLRAAAKNFKHVTTIVSPEDYGEVIQRIESDTLDETYRRSLMIKVFRHTNDYDQAIVNHFSQAEETLRYGENPHQSARLVRTTEDRNTILNADMLHGKALSYNNLRDADAAFQLAKKFTMPVAVAVKHMNPCGVGTGETIAEAFRNAHEADSQSIFGGIVALNKTVDRETAEQLHSIFLEVIIAPSFDEAALEVLTQKKNVRLLEADFREDEHAEEFVSVSGGYLVQSQDTGALQENEIKVVTENKPTREQMTAMALAWEVSKHVKSNAIVLANEKQTVGIGAGQMNRVGALKIAIDRALELGDNVVMASDGFFPMPDTVELAHAHGIRSVIQPGGSKRDQESIDFCNANDMAMVFTGMRHFKH
- the purM gene encoding phosphoribosylformylglycinamidine cyclo-ligase, giving the protein MSEQYRDAGVDITAGYQAVNQIKSHVKRTMRKEVIGGLGGFGAAFDLSSLNMKSPVLVSGTDGVGTKLKLAIDHDRHNTIGIDAVAMCVNDILTTGAEPLYFLDYIAVNKVVPTHIEQIVEGVSAGCQMAGCALIGGETAEMGDMYGEGEYDIAGFSVGAVEKTKYIDGSNAEPGDRIIGLPSSGIHSNGYSLVRKWLTDYSVDVDDTLEGTPIMDLLLEPTRIYVKSVLSVLEEVDVKAMSHITGGGFLENIPRAFREDTGIDIDVSKIAVPKIIDWLISLGEMDRKEAYNVFNMGIGFILCVAQDDVDRTLGILEEAGESPLVIGEVTDGSGLTIHGY
- the purN gene encoding phosphoribosylglycinamide formyltransferase; its protein translation is MATRVAVLASGGGTNFENLAHRAGDIGIEIAVLVTDSADAFAINRAERLGIPYVVHPRGEHSSKSAHESAIIETLRTYDISYVLLAGYMRILSAGFIESFERSIINVHPSLLPSFKGRDGIRDAYEYGVKVTGVTVHFVDAGIDTGEIIDQMPVMIEAGDTLEAVAHKIHETEYALYPKAIKKVLKERDDEESTH
- the purF gene encoding amidophosphoribosyltransferase, which codes for MYDIHGLNEECGVFGVFNHPQASELTYMALHSLQHRGQEGAGIVCSNGEYLFGARGMGLLTEALSREQLMSLETFPHAIGHVRYATTGGSEISNVQPFLFKSHKGDLGLAHNGNLVNAISVREALEDDGAIFQTSSDSEVLAHLIRKNKSPDRKQRIKTALRQLKGAFAFVILDEDSLTIALDDHGVRPLMLGMVDGAYCVASETCAFTAIGAEYIRDIEPGELITLSDKGIEYDYYTDSRHPNMCSMEYIYFARADSEFRNTSTYTIRKSLGRELAREMDVDADIVVGVPDSSLAAAKGFSEASGIPQEQGLLKNRYVGRTFISKGQEARERAVRMKLSPVRDVVEGKSIIVIDDSIVRGTTSRFIVKALKKAGAKEVHMGVSSPPLKNPCFYGIDVSTHAEIIASQKSTEEIRDEIGADSLTYLSVDAMHDVYYSYGSKGQCDACFTGNYPIEIIDRLLPQEKDLKTKGV